The Labilibaculum sp. sequence CCAAAGCATTGGCAAAAAAATCAATTCAATTGAGATACCAGTTAATGCCTTACAATTATACCATTGCCTTCGATAATAACCAGACTGGCTTGCCCTTAATGCGTCCATTGTTTTTCGAGGAGCAAAATAACAAGGAATTGCTATCTGTTTCGGATACCTACTTGTGGGGAGATGCGTTTTTAGTTTCAACCATTACTGATGCTGGCCTAAAAGAGAAAGAAGTTTATATGCCTGCCAATTCGGTTTGGTTTGATTTTGTGTTGGAACAGAAATATGATGGAGGAAAAAGCTACATCATTACAACCGAAGAAGATCATATTCCTGTTTTTGTGCGTGGAGGTTCTTTTGTGCCAATGATTAAAGGAATGCAAAATACCAAAACATATTCTTTGAAGAACCTGGAATTGAATTACTATCACGATAAATCTGTTGAGGGAAGTAAGGGACATTTGTACAACGATGATGGAGTAACTCCTGATGCATATAAAAAGGGAGAGTATGAAATGCTGAATTTTACATCTAAGACTTCCAAATCGAAATTGCAGATTGCTGTTAATACTGAAACCGGAAGTAATTACAAGTCTGTCAAAAAGAATATCAATTGGGTTATTCACAATATCGAAAAGCAACCAAAGAAAGTATCCTTAGGAAAAAAATCTACAGATTTTATCTGGGATAAGGAATCAAAAACACTCCGCTTTACCGGAGAGGTTAAATCAAAAGAGAATCAATCTATTACGATAAAATTAGCTAGATAATGAAGAAATTAGGATACAGCCTATTTGTAGTATTGTTTTTTTTGCTGTCGGCTTGTTTAACATCCGAAAAGCAAATTGCAGATGCCGACAAGCCATTTGTATGGGAGGGAGCTAATTTGTACTTTTTGCTGACAGATCGTTTTTGCAACGGCACTACCGATAATGATGTGAATTTTGAGCGTGAATTGCCTACCGGAAAGCTAAGAGGTTTTGAAGGTGGTGATATCAAGGGAATCACACAGAAAATAAAAGAAGGATATTTTAATGATCTGGGAATTAACGCCATTTGGTTTACACCGGTAACAGAGCAGATTCACGGATCGGTTGATGAGGGAACAGGAAATACCTATGGTTTTCATGGATATTGGGCCAAAGACTGGACTGCTTTGGATCCGAATTTTGGAACGATGGAAGACTTGGCTGAATTGGTAGAGCTTGCTCATGCCAATGGAATCCGAATTGTAATGGATGCGGTAATTAATCACACAGGACCGGCAACAGAGACCGACCCGGCCTGGGAAAAAGAATGGGTGAGAACCGGCCCAACCTGCACATATCAGAACTTTAAAACAACAACTGAATGTACGTTAACTGACAATCTGCCTGATATTAAAACCGAGAGTACAGAGGAAGTAACCATTCCTGAAAGCTTGGTTGAGAAGTGGAAGAATGAAGGCAGGTACGAGCAGGAAATGAAAGAACTGGATGAGTTCTTTGCCCGCACGGGATATCCTCGTACACCAAAATATCACATGATTAAATGGTTGTGCGATTACATCATCGAGTTTGGTATTGACGGTTACCGTTCCGATACAGTGAAGCACACGGATGAAACTGTTTGGGGTGATTTTCGCAAAGAGTGCGAATATGCATTTCAGCTGTGGAAGGAAAATAACCCTGAAAAAGTAATGGACAACAACGAATTTTATTCCGTTGCAGAAGTTTATGGATACAGTATCAGTAACAAATTTGCTTATGATTTTGGCGATAAACAGGTGAATTATTATGCCAATGGATTTACTGATTTAATCAATTTCGAATTTAAATACAACGCATTATCGAACTACGAAGAATTGTTCTCGAAATACTCTGAAATATTAAATGGTGACTTAAAAGGTTATGGAGTTTTAAATTACCTGACATCTCATGATGACGGATCACCATTCGATCAGAAAAGAGAAAAAAGCATTGAATCGGCAAATAAATTGTTGTTGTGCCCTGGAACTTCGCAGGTGTATTATGGCGATGAAACAGCCAGATCACTGATAATAGAAGGAACTGTTGGCGATGCAACTTTACGTTCGTGTATGAATTGGGAAGCGGTAAAAACTGATGAGCACACACAAGCCGTATTGGCTCACTGGCAAAAGCTTGGCAGATTCCGAAGAGATCATCCGGCAGTTGGAGCAGGAGTCCATAAAAAGATTAGCGAAAAGCCTTATTTGTTCAGCAGAACATTTGGTAATTCTGAATTGCAGGATCAGGTGTTTGTAGGATTGGATTTACCAAAAGGGAAAAAGGTATTGCCAATGGCAGATTTAGAGGATGGAACCAAATTATGTGATGCATATTCCGGTAAAAAAGTGAAAGTGAAAAACGGAAAAGTAAGCATTGATACCGAATACGATATTGTATTATTGGAGTTGTTGTAATTATTCATACAATCACCCCAAACCCCTAAAGGGGCTTTTAAAAAAATGTTAATGTAACAAATTGGGTAAAGTCCCCTTTAGGGGATTTAGGGGTGAAAAGAAGAGTTACATTATTTATGTTTTTTCACAAAGAACACGAAGTACAATACAAAGTATCTCTTTGAATTCCTTTGAGTCCTTCGTGGTTAATTTGAAAACTAATCATCTTAATAAAATAGTAATGAAGCGAATTTATCAGATTGTTTTATGCATGGCCTTGCTAACAGGAATGTTGGTAGGATGTCAAAATAAGCCAGCCGCAAAAGCTGTTGCTGAAGAAGTAAAAGTTGAAAAACCACTGGCGTGGACCCGAAATGCAAATATCTACGAAGTGAACATTCGTCAGTACACTCCTGAAGGAACTATCAATGCCTTTGTTGAGCACATGCCTCGTTTAAAGGAAATGGGTGTTGATATTCTTTGGGTGATGCCGGTATTTCCTATCTCTGAAAAGAATCGTAAAGGAAGTATGGGAAGCTATTACGCTGTGGCGGATTATCGCGCAGTGAATCCTGAATTTGGAACCATGGATGATTTGAAAAACATGGTAAACAAAGCTCATGAAATGGGAATGCATGTTATTTTAGACTGGGTTGCCAATCATACTGGCTGGGACAATATTCTAATGACTGAGCATCCTGATTTTTACACAAAAAATGAAGCAGGAGAAATAGTTATTCCGGAAGGAACCGATTGGTCGGATACTGCAGACTTGAACTACGACAACAATGAACTGCGTGAGTACATGATCGGATCCTTAAAATATTGGATTGAGAATGCTGACGTTGATGGATTCCGATGCGATGTAGCAGGAATGGTTCCTACTGATTTTTGGGAGAAAGCCCGTAAAGATTTAGACGCAATCAAGCCTGTATTCATGTTGGCAGAAGATGGTGGTCACGAATTAGTAGAGAATGCATTTGATATGGGGTATGGATGGGATTTTCACCACATCATGAATGACATTGCAAAAGGAGAAAAAAATGCAAATGATATTGAGGCTTTCTTTGCTAAAGTTGATACCATTTTCCCTGCTGATTCTTATACGATGAACTTCATTACCAATCACGATGAAAACTCTTGGAACGGTACCGTCAAAGAAAGAATGGGCGATGCAGGAAACACTTTTGCAGTATTAACTTTCACCATGCCGGGAATGCCTTTGATTTACAGCGGACAGGAAGCAGGAATGGCAAAGAGATTAAGATTCTTTGAGAAGGATACAATTGATTGGAGCAATAAAACATTGGAGCCTTTTTACAAGAAATTACTTAGCTTGAAAAGCACAAACAAAGCTCTTCAAAATGGAGTGAAAGGTGGTGAGATTGTTCGTATTCCTTCCGACAAGAACGAAGCTGTTTATGCATTTGCCCGCGAAGCTGAAGGCGATAAAGTACTGGTGGTATTGAATCTGACTGCCGAGGCTCAGGAATTTACACTTGCGTCAGAAGTACTGGCAGGCGATTACAAAGACTACTTTAGCAAGGAAGAGGTCAAATTCTCAGCAAAAGAGAAAATGTCTCTTAAAGCTTGGGAATACAAAGTGTACGTAAAATAAGCAAGACCGATTTCCGATGTTTCGGAAACCAGATACCCCAGCGAAAAGCCGTTCATCTGAACGGCTTTTTCTATTTAGTGTGATTTTTAAGGCAATTCAAAAATAAGTTTGGCGGGTATCTGGCGCAAGCCAGGCAGTCAAAAAATAGTTTGGTGATCATCTGGCACAAGCCAGGTAGTCAAAAAAAAGTTTGGCGGTCATCTGGCACAAGCCAGGTAGTCAAAAAAAAGTTTGGCGGTCATCTGGCACAAGCCAGGTAGTCAAAAAATAGTTTGGCGGTCATCTGGCACAAGCCAGGTAGTCAAAAAATAGTTTGGAGCTAGGCTGGCGCAATTTAGACGATCAAAAAAATGTTTGGTGATCATCTGGCGTGATCCAGGTAGTCAAAAAAAAGTTTGGCGGTCGTCTGGCGCGGGCCAGGCAGTCAAAAATTGATACTGTCTCAGTTGATGCTGTTTTGGTTGAGTACATCCATAACCATGCTTTTGTAATTTCGGCCAATTGGGATGTATTTTTGTTCGACTTGAACAAGGCTTGAAGTGAAACTTTCAATTTTGTCGATCGCAATAATAAATGATCTGTGTATTCTTAGGAAATTTGTTTCGGGCAGCTTTTCCTCAATGTTACTAATGGTGTTAAGAGTAACAATTTCCTGTCCGTTTTCCTGATAAATACTTACATAGTTTCGCAGGCTTTCAATGTAAAGGATTTCATTTAAGAAAACTTTCACCATTTTCTTTTCGGATTTCACGAATATAAATGCTTGATCGGTGTTGCTTTGTTCCTTTTTTTCGGGAATCTGATAATCGTGTTTTTTGAGCTTGAAATATCTGTTTACAGCTTTAATAAAGCGTTCGAAAGGAATTGGTTTGATTAAATAATCCAAGGCTTCCAGATCATAACTTTCCAAGGCATATTCTGAATAAGCAGTAGTGAAAATTACTGTTGGAGGATTGGAAATATTTCGCAGCAATTGAATTCCTGTTAATCCCGGCATTTGAATGTCCAGAAAAAGCAAATCAATTTTTTTGCTGTTTAAAACAGATAAAGCCTCAACTGCACTTTTGCATCTTCCTTCCAATTGCAAATAGTCTATTCTCTTTATATATGCCTCCATTACATCCAAAGCAAGATCTTCATCATCAACTAGTAAACATTTTACTTTCATATAATTATAATTTGTTTTTGATTTGCCATATGGTCCCGAAAGCTTTCGGGATTACCATGCTGAGACAATCATCTCTCTGTCTGTCTGTCAAAATCATTTTGGCATGGACGTTTCATAGCAATTGCAAATTTAAATGGACATTGTACGATTCCTCGGTACGATTAATTTTAAGCTCATGCTTTTCAGGATAGATTAAAGATAATCTCCTTTTTACATTTTGCAAACCAATACCACCTACCACAGCATCTTGATTGGAGCTTACTTTCGGAATGCTGTTTTCAATTTTCAGAACCAGTTTATTTGCCTTACTTCCAAGCTCGATGGTGATCCATGCATTTTTATCCAATCCTTTGGTACTGTGTTTAAAGCTGTTCTCAATAAATGGCAGAATGATCATTGGAGCAATGTGATTGCTGTCTAAATCGCCCCAAATATTCAAACTTATATCAATGCGGTCTCCATATCTTATCTTTTCCAATTCCATATAACTTCTGATGCTATCCACTTCTTTGCGTAAATCAACCTGAGTAGAATTGGTTTCGTAAAGCATGTACCGCAGTAAATCCGATAGTTTTAGAATCACATCAAGTGATTGATCAGACTTTTTTAATATCAGTGAATACAAACTGTTTAGAGTATTGAAAAGAAAATGAGGTTGAACCTGATTTTTTAAAAAGATTAATTCAGCCTCTAACTTTTCTTTGGCCAGAATCTGTTCGTTCTGCTGAACTTTTGCTAAATATTCCATCAGTTTTACTGTCATGGGTAAGGCAAGTACAGCTCCTAAATTAACAGCCCCCCGAACTATTTGAGTGAGAGAAAAGGTAGATTCTTTTTGCCATTCCGGAAAAAAGAAATCAACAATAATCAGGTTATCGGTTATGCGTTGAATAAAGGCGGCAAAACCGATTAGGATAAGGAAATAAAAAAGAAATTGCCAAATTTCCCCTTTGTATAAAAACCTTGGATACAAGTAGTAAATAACAGCATAAACCAAGAGTATTTTTACCGGTAGATTGATTAGTTCGACCTTTACTGTTTTGATATAATTTGCATCGAATGTGCCCCATGCGTATGCAAAGAAAAGTACAAATATGATCCAGTAAGTAAGGTGCTGAACAAGTCTGTTGTTTACGACTTTGGAAAGCCAGCTATTCTCAGGGGTGATGATCTGCATTTTTGTAAAGATAAATATTCCGAAACTACATATGTAAGGCATTTTACAAATATTCGCTGGATATAAAGGGAGTATTGGATATAAAACCTGCTTTTTATTACCAACTACCATTTTTATGGGATGTTTGCAAACAAGAACATTATACAGTAATCCGCAGGATTAGTTATACTGTTTGCAGTATTTATTTGCATCTCATTCAAGGGATTGGTTACTTGAACTAAAATCAAATGAAACGTTCATATATAAAGCTTTCTGGATCATATAACAAAAACTTAAAATTATAAACAGATGAAAAGAATACTCATGATTTTTTTAACCGTACTGCTGATAGGAAGCAGTACGGCATATGCAAAATACAAAATTGATCATTTGGAGCCTGCGTTTTGGTGGACCGGCATGAAGAACACGAGCCTGCAACTGTTGATTCATGGCGAGAATATTGCTGATTTAAAACCTGAGGTAAATTATGCCGGTGTCAGCATTATGAAGGTAAGCAGAGTGTCGAATGAAAACTATCTGTTTGTTGATTTAAAATTGAGTGAAATCACAAAAGCCGGAAGTTTTGATATCCTTTTTAAAAAAGGAGCGAAAACTATCTTAAAATACAAGTATCAGTTGCTCGAACGAAAAGAAGGTTCTGCCGAACGTTTAAGCTACACTCCTGCGGATGTGATGTACCTGATTACGCCGGATCGGTTTGCCAATGGCAATATGGCGAACGATAGTGTAGAAGGATTACCTGAAGGTTTGGATCGTGAGCAAAAAGATGGTCGTCACGGTGGAGATATTCAGGGAATTATTGATCATTTGGATTACATTTCCGATATGGGATTTACGTCCATTTGGTCGACTCCATTGCTGGAGAATAATCAAACTTCTTATTCTTATCATGGTTATGCCATAACCAACTATTATCAAATTGACCCACGCTTTGGAACAAATGAGGATTACTGTAAATTTTCGAAACAGGCAAGGAAGAAAGGAATAGGAATCATCATGGATATTGTTTTGAACCATTGTGGTTCTGAACACTGGTGGATGAAGGATCTGCCTTCAACGGATTGGATCAATAACGAAGGGAAATTTACAAGTTGTACTCACAAGCGAACTACGGTTCAGGATCAATATGCATCGAAAGAGGATTCGAAACAGTTTTCAGATGGATGGTTTGTAGAAAGCATGCCCGATTTGAATCAGCGCAACGAGTTCATGTCAAAATACTTGATTCAAAATACCATTTGGTGGATAGAATATGCCGACTTATATGGACTCCGTGTAGATACTTATCCATATTCGGACTCTGAATTTTTGATTGAATGGACCCGTAGAATTTTGGAAGAATATCCAAACCTAAATATTGTTGGCGAGGAGTGGAGTACCAATCCAGCTGTTGTATCCTATTGGCAAAAGGGGAAAGAAAACAAAAATGGTTATGTTTCCAACCTGCCAAGTTTAATGGATTTCCCCTTGCAAAATGCACTGGTGGAAGGTTTAACTGAAGAAGATACCTGGGGGACAGGACTCATCAAATTGTACGAGATATTGGTGAATGATGTGCAATATCCAAATCCAAATAATTTGGTCATCTTTCCTGATAACCATGATATGGCCCGAGTTTTTAATCAGCTGAATAAAGATTACGATTTGTATCGAATGGCAATGACTTACGTTCTTACGATGAGAGGAATTCCTCAAATTTATTATGGTACAGAGGTTTTAGCAAACAGCGATGCTGGAGGTGATCATGGATTGCTGCGTATGGATTTCCCTGGAGGTTGGGAAGGCGATGAAGTGAATGCTTTTACAGGAAAGGGCATGAGCACACAAGAAAAAGAAGCTCAGGATTTTTTAAAGAAATTATTAAATTGGAGAAAGACCAGTACCGTTATTCATAAAGGAAAGTTGATGCATTATACCCCTGAACATGGAATATACAGCTACTTCCGGTATACCGATAAAGGAAAAGTAATGGTGATTTTGAATAAGAATACAGAATCGGTTCACTTGCAAACAGAGCGATATCATGAAATGCTGAAAGGGAATGAGACAGCAAAAGATATTATCTCAGGCAAAATAATTCAAATGAATGAGGGCCTAGAAGTTCCGGCCCGATCGGCAATGATTTTGGAGATAAAGTAAGAGTAAATTAGAATTAGTTAATGGCCGCGGATAGTTTCCGTGGCTTTTTTGTTGCCGGTTGGTTTCGGGGTCCTAAATACCGGTTTTTATTGCGGTATAAAATAGGGTGTAGGCAAACGACCATGCAATTTGAGAGAGGAGTAAATACAGATAGCTGATTTTCCGATGCCCGTAATATTTGGTGTTTAAAAAAACACCAATAGGAATCGACAGAAGTACTGGGGTGAGGATTGCAATACCTGCCAATCCGTAATTGTTCTTTAAAACGACTAAACGTCTGTTTCTTTTGGTGAATTTTTTTTGGATTTTCTTTTTGGATTTGAACAGATCTGACCCATATACATTAAATAGTTTGATTAAACCTTTCGAAACCAGAGTAGAGATCAGAATGCCAATGAATCCACCGATATTTGTGTACAAGATGGTTTCATAAAACGACATCTGAAAAACATAGACCGCAACGGGAAAGGTTGCTGCGAATTTCCAGGTACTCGAAAGAATAATCAGGAGCGCTTTCATTGGAAGATAGGAATAGTGAATCAGTTAGGAGCAAAGTATCTTAGTTCAAAGGTCAGAATAGAGAGTCGTAACTCCTACAGATACATGATCTCTCTATTTAAGCGGTATTTCAATTTAGAGTTAATGAATTTGCCTGTGTGCTTGGATTGTTATGCTTTGAATATCCTGCAAGTTATGAAATTAGCCAATGAAAGCGTCTTTTTTTCCGTAACTTACAGGGGATAAAGAAGGATTTTCGTTAAAAACTTACTGTTGTAATGGATAAAAAAATAAGTTTTTGGGCACCTCTTGACAATGCAGCAAAAATATTTCCAGCCATACGCTCAAAAGAACATTCTACAGTTGCACGAATTACCGCAGTTCTTAACGAGCGGGTTGCCATTAAACACCTTTTTTCGGCGATTGAACTGGCCGAAAAAAGATTCCCTTATTTTAAAGTAAGCCTTCGGAAAGGATTTTTCTGGTATTACCTGGAGCA is a genomic window containing:
- a CDS encoding alpha-amylase family glycosyl hydrolase, translating into MKKLGYSLFVVLFFLLSACLTSEKQIADADKPFVWEGANLYFLLTDRFCNGTTDNDVNFERELPTGKLRGFEGGDIKGITQKIKEGYFNDLGINAIWFTPVTEQIHGSVDEGTGNTYGFHGYWAKDWTALDPNFGTMEDLAELVELAHANGIRIVMDAVINHTGPATETDPAWEKEWVRTGPTCTYQNFKTTTECTLTDNLPDIKTESTEEVTIPESLVEKWKNEGRYEQEMKELDEFFARTGYPRTPKYHMIKWLCDYIIEFGIDGYRSDTVKHTDETVWGDFRKECEYAFQLWKENNPEKVMDNNEFYSVAEVYGYSISNKFAYDFGDKQVNYYANGFTDLINFEFKYNALSNYEELFSKYSEILNGDLKGYGVLNYLTSHDDGSPFDQKREKSIESANKLLLCPGTSQVYYGDETARSLIIEGTVGDATLRSCMNWEAVKTDEHTQAVLAHWQKLGRFRRDHPAVGAGVHKKISEKPYLFSRTFGNSELQDQVFVGLDLPKGKKVLPMADLEDGTKLCDAYSGKKVKVKNGKVSIDTEYDIVLLELL
- a CDS encoding alpha-amylase family glycosyl hydrolase; translation: MKRIYQIVLCMALLTGMLVGCQNKPAAKAVAEEVKVEKPLAWTRNANIYEVNIRQYTPEGTINAFVEHMPRLKEMGVDILWVMPVFPISEKNRKGSMGSYYAVADYRAVNPEFGTMDDLKNMVNKAHEMGMHVILDWVANHTGWDNILMTEHPDFYTKNEAGEIVIPEGTDWSDTADLNYDNNELREYMIGSLKYWIENADVDGFRCDVAGMVPTDFWEKARKDLDAIKPVFMLAEDGGHELVENAFDMGYGWDFHHIMNDIAKGEKNANDIEAFFAKVDTIFPADSYTMNFITNHDENSWNGTVKERMGDAGNTFAVLTFTMPGMPLIYSGQEAGMAKRLRFFEKDTIDWSNKTLEPFYKKLLSLKSTNKALQNGVKGGEIVRIPSDKNEAVYAFAREAEGDKVLVVLNLTAEAQEFTLASEVLAGDYKDYFSKEEVKFSAKEKMSLKAWEYKVYVK
- a CDS encoding LytTR family DNA-binding domain-containing protein, yielding MKVKCLLVDDEDLALDVMEAYIKRIDYLQLEGRCKSAVEALSVLNSKKIDLLFLDIQMPGLTGIQLLRNISNPPTVIFTTAYSEYALESYDLEALDYLIKPIPFERFIKAVNRYFKLKKHDYQIPEKKEQSNTDQAFIFVKSEKKMVKVFLNEILYIESLRNYVSIYQENGQEIVTLNTISNIEEKLPETNFLRIHRSFIIAIDKIESFTSSLVQVEQKYIPIGRNYKSMVMDVLNQNSIN
- a CDS encoding histidine kinase; amino-acid sequence: MQIITPENSWLSKVVNNRLVQHLTYWIIFVLFFAYAWGTFDANYIKTVKVELINLPVKILLVYAVIYYLYPRFLYKGEIWQFLFYFLILIGFAAFIQRITDNLIIVDFFFPEWQKESTFSLTQIVRGAVNLGAVLALPMTVKLMEYLAKVQQNEQILAKEKLEAELIFLKNQVQPHFLFNTLNSLYSLILKKSDQSLDVILKLSDLLRYMLYETNSTQVDLRKEVDSIRSYMELEKIRYGDRIDISLNIWGDLDSNHIAPMIILPFIENSFKHSTKGLDKNAWITIELGSKANKLVLKIENSIPKVSSNQDAVVGGIGLQNVKRRLSLIYPEKHELKINRTEESYNVHLNLQLL
- a CDS encoding glycoside hydrolase family 13 protein; this translates as MKRILMIFLTVLLIGSSTAYAKYKIDHLEPAFWWTGMKNTSLQLLIHGENIADLKPEVNYAGVSIMKVSRVSNENYLFVDLKLSEITKAGSFDILFKKGAKTILKYKYQLLERKEGSAERLSYTPADVMYLITPDRFANGNMANDSVEGLPEGLDREQKDGRHGGDIQGIIDHLDYISDMGFTSIWSTPLLENNQTSYSYHGYAITNYYQIDPRFGTNEDYCKFSKQARKKGIGIIMDIVLNHCGSEHWWMKDLPSTDWINNEGKFTSCTHKRTTVQDQYASKEDSKQFSDGWFVESMPDLNQRNEFMSKYLIQNTIWWIEYADLYGLRVDTYPYSDSEFLIEWTRRILEEYPNLNIVGEEWSTNPAVVSYWQKGKENKNGYVSNLPSLMDFPLQNALVEGLTEEDTWGTGLIKLYEILVNDVQYPNPNNLVIFPDNHDMARVFNQLNKDYDLYRMAMTYVLTMRGIPQIYYGTEVLANSDAGGDHGLLRMDFPGGWEGDEVNAFTGKGMSTQEKEAQDFLKKLLNWRKTSTVIHKGKLMHYTPEHGIYSYFRYTDKGKVMVILNKNTESVHLQTERYHEMLKGNETAKDIISGKIIQMNEGLEVPARSAMILEIK